A single Chryseobacterium sp. DNA region contains:
- a CDS encoding IS630 transposase-related protein has product MKEHLNSLYIKRTQKDYSLSLKLQIVKEIESGECTITDCRKRYGIQSHATVLNWLRKYGNFDWENQRPYAMQKTPEQRIMELEAEVKLLEKQKAFLEKQAYIADKKAIFFGMMIDLAEKEYHIDIRKNSPPEQSITSAIKRKKR; this is encoded by the coding sequence ATGAAAGAACATTTAAACTCGCTTTACATAAAGCGTACCCAGAAAGATTATAGTTTAAGTTTAAAACTTCAAATTGTAAAAGAAATTGAATCGGGAGAATGCACCATTACCGACTGTCGCAAGAGATATGGGATACAATCTCATGCTACGGTTTTGAATTGGCTTAGAAAATATGGTAACTTTGATTGGGAAAATCAAAGACCTTATGCCATGCAAAAAACACCGGAACAGCGTATTATGGAACTAGAAGCTGAAGTAAAGCTTCTTGAAAAACAGAAAGCCTTTTTAGAAAAACAGGCGTATATTGCTGATAAAAAAGCTATATTTTTTGGTATGATGATCGATCTTGCCGAGAAAGAATACCATATTGATATTCGAAAAAACTCTCCACCCGAGCAGTCAATTACTTCCGCAATAAAGAGAAAGAAACGTTGA
- a CDS encoding T9SS type A sorting domain-containing protein, with protein MVKLGDKQIDQLIEKQDIKIYPNPVSDYAYVEIGYNFSDAEILLYDMSGRQLQNLKTKNKVTKINTQPLIQGAYLITIKTDTNKTANAKLIKK; from the coding sequence ATTGTAAAGCTTGGAGATAAACAAATCGATCAGTTAATAGAAAAACAGGATATTAAAATTTATCCTAATCCGGTATCAGATTATGCTTACGTTGAAATTGGATATAATTTCTCAGATGCAGAAATTTTGCTATATGATATGTCAGGTCGCCAACTGCAAAACCTGAAAACCAAAAATAAGGTAACCAAAATTAATACTCAGCCTTTGATTCAAGGAGCTTACCTCATCACTATAAAAACGGATACGAATAAAACGGCTAACGCAAAACTCATCAAAAAATAA
- a CDS encoding DUF2750 domain-containing protein, translated as MRKVADFEKIWGLSDNSWALLGDNNGNQILPLWPEKEFAQLCAVEQWKEYKPESIELDNFIQKWIPGMMNDKTLVNVFLTPDAKGTVISPDDLNSDLQDELEL; from the coding sequence ATCAGAAAAGTTGCAGATTTTGAAAAGATCTGGGGACTTAGTGACAATAGCTGGGCGTTACTTGGTGACAATAACGGAAACCAAATACTTCCTTTGTGGCCAGAAAAAGAGTTTGCTCAACTATGTGCTGTAGAACAATGGAAAGAGTATAAACCGGAATCAATAGAATTAGATAATTTTATACAGAAATGGATTCCTGGAATGATGAATGATAAAACATTAGTAAATGTTTTTCTTACTCCAGATGCAAAAGGAACAGTAATATCACCTGATGATCTTAATTCTGATTTGCAAGATGAATTAGAACTTTAA
- a CDS encoding ATP-binding protein — MKIRTRLTLLFTLITAMLLGIYSFSIYYSSKEAREKSFYGELQNEAIAKADLFFRSSLPEQEMHKLYKNNNRTLNEVQVAIYNSRDQLIYHDDAKVDYVKENQEMLAQIFQKKKISFFLDDLQVIGMVYHYKGQSYAVTAASYDKYGYEYLTHLLTISMIAFISILILIYLAGIFLSKKTLSPLSEMVSQIKRITAGKLQLRLKTTGEKDELNELAQNFNGMLERLENSFEAQKHFVSNISHELRTPLSAIITELELASEKEQTKEEYQQTVQCALDDARNMAKLSNSLMDLAKASYDPNEISFSEIRLDEILLESYTKITKESSVYKVSMNIEDAVEEHQLIIQGNEYLLQVAFNNLIDNACKYSPEHTSSIEVKVSAQKLHISFANTGVSISQEDLQHIFEPFYRSETSRKEKGYGIGLFLTEKIIHLHNAAITVVSDNNETVFTLIFDGINH, encoded by the coding sequence ATGAAAATAAGAACCAGGCTTACCCTCCTTTTTACCCTGATCACTGCAATGCTTTTAGGCATTTACAGTTTTTCGATTTATTATTCATCAAAAGAAGCCAGAGAGAAGTCTTTTTACGGCGAACTGCAGAACGAAGCCATTGCCAAAGCTGACTTATTTTTCCGAAGTTCCCTGCCCGAGCAGGAAATGCATAAGCTGTACAAAAACAACAACAGAACCCTCAATGAAGTGCAGGTCGCCATCTATAATTCCAGGGACCAGCTTATTTATCATGACGATGCTAAGGTAGATTATGTAAAGGAAAACCAGGAAATGCTGGCACAGATCTTCCAAAAAAAGAAAATTAGCTTCTTTTTGGATGACCTGCAGGTAATTGGGATGGTTTACCATTATAAAGGGCAATCCTATGCCGTAACAGCAGCCTCCTATGATAAGTACGGCTATGAATATCTCACCCATCTCCTGACCATCAGTATGATTGCTTTCATCAGCATTCTGATCTTAATTTATCTGGCAGGAATATTCCTTTCCAAAAAAACGCTGAGCCCTCTGAGCGAAATGGTGAGCCAAATTAAAAGAATTACAGCCGGGAAATTACAATTACGCTTAAAAACTACCGGGGAAAAAGATGAACTTAATGAACTCGCTCAAAATTTTAACGGAATGTTAGAACGGCTTGAAAATTCATTTGAAGCCCAGAAACATTTTGTGTCCAATATTTCCCACGAGCTCCGAACTCCATTATCCGCTATTATTACCGAGCTGGAATTGGCTTCTGAAAAAGAACAGACTAAGGAAGAGTATCAGCAAACTGTTCAATGTGCATTGGATGATGCCCGTAATATGGCCAAACTCTCGAACAGCTTAATGGATCTGGCCAAGGCCAGCTACGATCCTAATGAAATCAGCTTCTCTGAAATACGCCTTGATGAAATCCTTCTCGAATCTTACACCAAAATAACAAAAGAGAGTTCAGTTTATAAGGTTTCCATGAATATAGAAGATGCCGTGGAAGAGCATCAACTGATCATACAGGGAAATGAGTACCTGCTGCAGGTGGCTTTTAACAACCTTATTGATAATGCCTGCAAATATTCGCCTGAGCATACGAGTTCTATAGAGGTAAAAGTGAGCGCTCAGAAGCTTCATATCAGTTTTGCCAATACAGGGGTCAGTATTTCCCAGGAAGATTTACAGCATATTTTTGAACCGTTTTACAGAAGCGAAACCTCCAGAAAAGAAAAAGGATATGGAATCGGACTTTTCCTCACTGAGAAAATCATTCATCTCCATAATGCTGCAATAACAGTAGTCTCGGACAATAATGAGACTGTTTTTACACTCATATTTGATGGGATCAATCATTAG
- a CDS encoding DUF6443 domain-containing protein, translating to MKKYSITKIVSFLGLMVAGMSYAQSNDNYVQSTTCLNDDCSKKSEIITYFDGLGRAKQIINVKATPTGKDLVTSVTYDGFGRQGKNILPVPVATQNSLIHSGITNESTANSYYGVSNAFTEKEIENSPLDRVL from the coding sequence ATGAAAAAATATAGTATCACAAAAATAGTATCATTTCTCGGCTTGATGGTGGCAGGAATGAGCTATGCACAATCCAATGATAATTATGTACAGTCCACAACCTGTCTAAATGATGATTGTTCCAAAAAATCGGAAATAATAACCTATTTCGACGGACTGGGACGAGCAAAACAAATTATCAATGTTAAAGCTACACCAACAGGTAAAGATTTAGTTACGTCCGTTACTTACGACGGATTCGGAAGACAGGGAAAAAATATTTTACCTGTTCCGGTGGCTACGCAAAATTCATTAATTCATTCGGGAATTACCAATGAAAGTACAGCTAACTCTTATTATGGAGTTTCCAATGCCTTTACAGAAAAAGAAATTGAAAATTCACCGTTAGACAGGGTTTTATAG
- a CDS encoding cysteine methyltransferase encodes MITPNPGLKVLQSKLNLPKKELILEIELNGKMKFEHLMNTIYNQLGICHRVLSANVEYVNGYSFGTVQLYINVNSEDFQHLEFYLNKNKLLSTTVEYICRKYS; translated from the coding sequence ATGATTACACCTAATCCTGGCCTGAAGGTTTTACAAAGTAAATTGAACCTGCCTAAAAAAGAATTGATACTGGAAATAGAATTGAATGGGAAAATGAAATTTGAACATCTAATGAATACCATTTATAATCAATTGGGGATTTGTCACAGAGTGTTGTCTGCCAATGTGGAATATGTGAACGGGTACAGTTTCGGTACCGTACAATTATATATTAATGTCAATTCAGAAGATTTTCAGCATCTTGAATTCTATCTGAATAAAAATAAACTTCTGAGTACGACAGTGGAATATATCTGCCGTAAGTATTCTTAA
- a CDS encoding response regulator transcription factor, translating into MPHILLVEDDDRLSKLIAKGLQESEFEVTIAYDGITGMKLTLQTEFDLVVTDIILPKKNGLEFCSEIKTLKPNLPVIMLTALGTTDDKLEGFDAGADDYLTKPFEMRELVARIKVLLKRFSQQKQQHVFVLKYEGIEMNLEQKTVNRDDVPIKLTPKEFNLLKFMLENSERVLSRSEIAEKVWETHFDTGTNFIDVYINYLRKKIDKDFETKLIHTKAGMGFILKKDYETGFIQ; encoded by the coding sequence ATGCCACATATTCTATTAGTTGAAGACGACGACAGGCTATCAAAACTTATTGCTAAAGGACTTCAGGAATCTGAATTTGAAGTTACGATTGCCTATGATGGAATTACAGGGATGAAACTGACATTACAGACAGAATTTGATCTGGTGGTAACAGATATTATTCTTCCTAAAAAAAACGGCCTTGAATTCTGCAGTGAAATAAAAACGTTAAAACCCAATCTTCCGGTAATTATGCTTACCGCGTTGGGAACCACAGATGATAAACTGGAAGGTTTTGATGCAGGGGCAGATGATTATCTGACCAAACCTTTTGAAATGCGCGAATTGGTGGCAAGGATCAAAGTTCTTCTCAAGCGCTTTTCGCAGCAGAAACAGCAGCATGTTTTCGTCTTGAAATATGAAGGCATTGAAATGAATCTCGAGCAGAAAACGGTTAACAGGGATGATGTCCCGATCAAATTAACCCCTAAGGAATTCAATCTGCTGAAGTTCATGCTGGAAAATTCTGAAAGGGTTCTTTCCCGCAGTGAAATCGCTGAAAAAGTATGGGAAACCCATTTTGATACCGGAACCAACTTTATTGACGTGTATATTAATTATCTGCGAAAGAAAATTGATAAAGATTTTGAAACCAAGCTTATTCATACCAAAGCTGGCATGGGATTTATTCTGAAAAAAGACTACGAAACAGGCTTCATACAGTAA
- a CDS encoding DUF2750 domain-containing protein: MNQKEIENVISLEPFDRYKYFVKKIADLEVFYSLVDTNENYVLSDLDGNRLMPLWSDKEFAELCKVSGWEDYNIKELDLDDLENQIIDFIVDEECLINVFPVYDRTGFVVNLQEFTRDLNEELKKF; the protein is encoded by the coding sequence ATGAATCAAAAAGAAATTGAAAATGTTATTTCATTAGAACCATTTGACAGATATAAATACTTTGTAAAAAAAATTGCTGATTTGGAAGTTTTTTATAGTCTAGTTGATACTAATGAAAATTATGTGTTGTCAGACCTAGATGGCAATAGATTAATGCCTTTGTGGAGTGATAAAGAGTTTGCGGAATTATGCAAAGTATCTGGATGGGAAGATTATAATATTAAAGAATTAGACCTTGATGATTTGGAAAATCAAATTATAGATTTTATTGTTGATGAAGAGTGTTTAATTAATGTATTTCCCGTTTATGATAGAACTGGTTTTGTTGTGAATTTGCAGGAATTCACACGTGACTTAAACGAAGAGTTGAAAAAATTCTAA
- a CDS encoding YiiX/YebB-like N1pC/P60 family cysteine hydrolase, with protein sequence MSFNKKTTMAGSVFLLILLLVNCSSYQTSLLKNGDLLFVTAKQTGLSGAINNVTQKQKAASFDHIGMLEKDGKELFVLHAAPQGGSQKQRFKEFIRDQEEDGQKIVVYRLKPQYRKAIPPAIQKANQMLGKPYNFNYILDENSYYCSDFIERAFRPDHIFRLEPMTFMDPKTGKTNVFWEEFYKKKNLKVPEGEPGCNPNGLAGSDKLEKIRVISKNLSLPILIDLNDSFKIKYSFLAPIIWAF encoded by the coding sequence ATGTCTTTTAATAAAAAAACCACGATGGCCGGAAGTGTATTCCTATTGATTCTATTGCTGGTCAACTGCAGTTCTTATCAGACATCACTCCTGAAAAACGGAGACTTACTTTTTGTAACGGCGAAGCAGACCGGACTTTCCGGAGCAATCAATAATGTTACCCAGAAGCAAAAAGCGGCTTCATTTGATCATATAGGCATGCTGGAAAAAGACGGCAAAGAACTTTTTGTATTGCATGCGGCCCCTCAGGGAGGCTCCCAAAAACAAAGATTTAAGGAATTTATCAGAGATCAGGAAGAAGATGGTCAAAAAATAGTGGTTTACCGTTTGAAGCCTCAATATCGGAAAGCAATTCCGCCTGCCATTCAAAAGGCTAATCAAATGCTTGGTAAGCCTTATAATTTCAACTATATCCTGGATGAAAACTCCTATTACTGCTCAGATTTTATTGAAAGAGCATTCAGGCCAGATCATATCTTCAGATTGGAACCGATGACCTTTATGGATCCAAAGACAGGAAAAACTAATGTGTTCTGGGAAGAATTTTATAAAAAGAAAAATCTGAAAGTGCCGGAAGGTGAACCTGGCTGTAATCCCAATGGGCTGGCGGGTTCAGATAAGCTGGAAAAGATAAGGGTGATATCAAAGAATTTATCTCTTCCTATTTTAATAGATCTTAATGATTCTTTCAAAATAAAATACAGTTTTCTTGCTCCTATAATCTGGGCATTTTGA
- a CDS encoding polymorphic toxin type 8 domain-containing protein, which translates to MSSGKTQKYKYETNTGNEVKAFVTTTSTNTVNGVPNTVSALSVSSANSGFYPVGTLYKNTVTDEDGNSVVQFQNGRGQTILIRKNDGTQNIDTYYVFNEYNQQAFIIPPKAVKQIEQSNNTVTDAVLNELCYQYRYDGQDREVEKKLPNKGWEYSVYDKQDRLVLTQDGLLRTVNNNFNSKGWIFNKYDESGRIVYTGFYPNSDTRQAIQNQVNTITTSSLNNEQRITNPIVLSGTNLYYRNLAFPSAGITLLTVNYYDTYPQEAPAIPTTILDQYVLPQTLDANNDASTNGVLTASYVKNIEDNNWTKAYDYYDSMGRLISTNTINHLGGYTKTETEFDFAGAPQKKNTYHLRKQGETGVTIQERFVYDNQNRLLQHFHQVDSQPEELLAENSYNDLSQLINKKVGSVSGSAPLQSIDYDYNIRGWLTDVNKNQMSISDLNGKLFSYKIKYTNRDGIENPDPVQFSGKNVLPKYNGNIAEVDWRAIETIGVNPSLTPKRYGYSYDRLDRLTAGFYQNPNNPYSKENTESLSYDPNGNISNLHRTSVMEYGSNTATVIDNLDYTYLGNQAVKIQDNSGNSTGYEGTAGNPIEYDVNGNMKNMIDKSIAGIGYNYLNLPSSVNINFGQLTTDIATKYRADGIKVRKETTKTSIGIGGTTSSKEITDYLDGFQYYNLAGGSDGGGSESRMSRAFEPQAFTPIEISDPTIQPIGDAWTGTLTPSKTPDLQFFPTEEGFYDYIKNQYIYQYKDHLGNVRVSFARNSAGVLTIVDSNDYYPFGMNHLKSGNAYFGGGSYKNYKMQGQELQETGFYAYKWRNYMPDVGRFFNVDPLSEEYAYQSHYNFSENRVIDNVELEGLEGEDFRFRMAMKQKGGVQARAEREDQEANSGAFMAVIRTVTPIEEIYTLASGRDLDGNPASRKEAVKLLALNFIPEVKAEAKAASVVLKAETKAEAKATAKAEAKSTIKAGRSGKQARLRQLANEPKLGKADKGWLKSEINKVANGKRPSIRNPPGKDLAHERGREAAKGYSYEHSHLQNRKDHRNQHKYDNGGRKNKERPIVQ; encoded by the coding sequence ATGAGTTCAGGAAAAACGCAGAAATATAAGTATGAAACCAACACAGGAAATGAAGTTAAAGCATTTGTTACCACTACCTCAACCAATACGGTAAACGGTGTTCCAAATACTGTTTCCGCATTGTCGGTTTCTTCGGCTAATTCAGGGTTTTATCCGGTAGGAACATTGTACAAAAACACAGTAACAGATGAAGACGGAAATTCTGTTGTTCAGTTTCAAAACGGAAGAGGGCAAACGATTTTGATTCGTAAAAATGACGGAACGCAGAATATTGATACCTATTATGTTTTCAATGAATACAATCAGCAGGCTTTTATCATTCCTCCAAAAGCGGTAAAACAAATTGAACAGAGTAATAATACGGTTACAGATGCTGTTTTAAACGAACTCTGCTATCAGTACCGATATGATGGACAAGACAGGGAAGTCGAGAAAAAACTACCAAATAAAGGCTGGGAGTATTCTGTCTATGACAAACAGGACAGGCTGGTGTTAACGCAGGATGGCTTGCTCAGAACCGTAAATAATAATTTTAATTCCAAAGGCTGGATTTTCAATAAATATGATGAGTCCGGACGTATTGTCTATACAGGGTTTTATCCTAATTCTGATACAAGGCAGGCGATACAGAATCAGGTAAACACTATTACAACAAGCTCATTAAATAATGAGCAAAGAATTACGAACCCTATTGTTTTAAGCGGTACTAATTTATACTACAGGAATTTGGCTTTCCCTTCGGCTGGGATCACTCTTTTAACGGTTAATTATTATGACACCTACCCGCAGGAAGCCCCTGCGATACCTACAACAATTTTGGATCAGTATGTTTTGCCCCAGACACTGGATGCAAACAATGATGCTTCCACTAACGGAGTTTTGACTGCTTCATATGTAAAGAATATTGAAGACAATAATTGGACAAAAGCGTATGATTATTATGATTCGATGGGAAGGCTTATTTCAACCAATACCATTAATCATTTAGGCGGTTACACAAAAACTGAAACCGAGTTTGATTTTGCAGGTGCTCCCCAAAAGAAAAACACCTATCACCTGAGAAAGCAGGGAGAAACCGGAGTAACCATACAGGAAAGATTTGTCTATGACAATCAGAATAGGCTTTTACAACATTTCCATCAAGTGGACAGCCAGCCGGAAGAACTATTGGCTGAAAACTCTTACAATGACCTTTCCCAACTGATTAATAAGAAGGTTGGTTCTGTTTCAGGTTCTGCGCCTTTACAGAGTATCGATTATGATTATAATATTCGTGGATGGCTTACCGATGTGAACAAAAACCAGATGAGTATTTCTGATTTAAACGGGAAATTATTTTCTTATAAAATTAAATACACCAACAGAGACGGAATCGAAAACCCTGATCCGGTACAATTTTCAGGAAAGAATGTGCTTCCTAAATACAACGGGAATATTGCTGAAGTAGATTGGAGAGCCATTGAAACTATCGGTGTAAACCCGTCACTCACCCCAAAAAGATACGGTTATTCGTACGATAGATTAGACCGATTGACCGCAGGATTTTACCAGAACCCGAACAATCCTTACAGCAAGGAAAATACAGAGTCCCTGAGCTATGATCCTAACGGAAATATCTCGAATCTGCACAGGACATCCGTTATGGAATACGGAAGCAACACCGCGACGGTCATTGATAACCTTGATTATACGTACTTGGGAAATCAGGCTGTCAAAATTCAGGATAATAGCGGAAACTCTACAGGATATGAAGGAACGGCAGGAAACCCAATTGAATATGACGTAAACGGCAACATGAAAAATATGATCGATAAAAGCATTGCAGGAATCGGTTATAATTACTTGAATCTTCCGAGTTCTGTTAATATCAATTTCGGTCAATTGACAACGGATATTGCCACAAAATACCGTGCAGACGGGATTAAGGTAAGAAAAGAAACCACGAAAACATCTATAGGTATTGGCGGGACAACCTCATCAAAGGAAATTACGGATTACTTAGACGGGTTCCAGTATTACAACCTGGCAGGAGGAAGTGATGGCGGTGGTTCAGAAAGCAGGATGTCAAGAGCCTTCGAACCACAGGCTTTTACTCCGATAGAAATCTCTGATCCTACGATTCAGCCAATAGGTGATGCATGGACGGGAACTCTTACCCCCTCCAAAACACCTGATCTTCAATTTTTCCCGACGGAAGAGGGGTTTTATGATTATATAAAAAATCAATATATTTACCAGTACAAAGACCACTTAGGAAATGTAAGGGTAAGTTTCGCAAGAAACAGCGCAGGAGTTCTTACCATTGTTGACAGCAACGATTATTACCCGTTCGGGATGAATCATTTGAAATCTGGAAATGCATATTTTGGTGGAGGTTCATATAAGAACTATAAAATGCAGGGGCAAGAATTGCAGGAAACAGGATTCTATGCTTACAAGTGGAGAAACTATATGCCGGATGTTGGTAGATTTTTTAATGTCGATCCACTATCTGAAGAGTATGCTTATCAGTCTCATTATAATTTCTCTGAAAATAGAGTTATTGATAATGTTGAATTAGAGGGCTTAGAGGGAGAGGACTTCCGTTTCAGAATGGCAATGAAACAAAAAGGAGGCGTTCAGGCTAGAGCTGAGAGAGAAGATCAAGAGGCAAATAGTGGTGCTTTTATGGCTGTTATAAGAACTGTTACTCCGATCGAAGAGATTTATACCTTAGCAAGTGGAAGAGATTTAGATGGTAATCCTGCTAGTAGAAAAGAAGCAGTTAAACTCCTTGCTTTAAACTTTATTCCAGAGGTAAAAGCTGAAGCAAAAGCTGCAAGTGTTGTATTAAAAGCTGAAACCAAAGCCGAAGCAAAGGCAACAGCCAAAGCTGAAGCAAAATCAACAATTAAAGCTGGTCGATCAGGAAAACAGGCGAGATTAAGACAATTAGCAAATGAACCCAAATTAGGAAAAGCTGATAAAGGTTGGCTCAAATCTGAAATAAATAAAGTTGCTAATGGTAAAAGACCTTCTATCAGAAATCCTCCCGGAAAAGATTTAGCTCATGAAAGAGGACGAGAAGCTGCTAAAGGTTATTCTTATGAACATTCACACTTGCAAAATAGAAAAGACCATAGAAATCAACACAAATATGATAATGGTGGAAGAAAAAATAAAGAGAGACCTATTGTTCAATAG
- a CDS encoding T9SS C-terminal target domain-containing protein, protein MKKIYFSALSLCAFMGYSQQTEIIWQRDIKSSTQDFLSQVTTTLDGQYLISGSSIQTGKLQTSDSKQNNGFDYHLIKLNQQGEQVFEKYFSGNNHDFLTSTVNTEDGGFLLSGTSFSGKNVDKKDDSKGSSDLWLVRINEFGDEIWQKTIGTQADEEARSAIQTTDLGFFVAGNVQNSAKGYGSKDVLIVKLDKNGKEQSQLILGGKANDEVEKMIPTKDGGVLLGIYSRSGIGGSKKTENYGEGDYYIIKLDKNNKIEWEKNFGGTGDDHLRTLALTSSGYIIGGESRSGRTANKSVGIEEGTDLWLIFLNEKGEEIRQKSYNFGNRDVLMGMSVLHSSDDKTSKGVLIGGYTQAEGRIENNDETFWLLYVKEDGNEEWRKYIKGESKKREERLSDIKLNRDGSIILAGTSAKELGKEN, encoded by the coding sequence ATGAAAAAAATTTATTTCAGTGCACTGAGTCTATGTGCATTTATGGGCTATTCCCAACAAACTGAGATAATCTGGCAACGAGACATCAAGTCCTCTACTCAGGATTTTTTAAGTCAGGTTACGACCACCCTTGACGGTCAGTACCTCATCTCAGGAAGTTCCATTCAAACAGGTAAGCTACAAACTTCAGACAGTAAGCAGAATAATGGTTTCGATTATCATTTGATAAAACTCAATCAGCAGGGAGAGCAGGTCTTTGAAAAATACTTTTCCGGAAATAACCATGACTTTCTTACATCTACGGTAAATACTGAAGATGGCGGATTCCTACTTTCAGGGACGAGTTTCTCAGGGAAAAACGTGGACAAAAAGGATGATTCCAAAGGATCATCTGATTTATGGCTTGTAAGGATTAACGAGTTTGGGGACGAAATCTGGCAGAAGACAATCGGAACTCAGGCAGATGAAGAGGCAAGATCAGCCATTCAAACAACGGATTTAGGATTCTTTGTTGCGGGTAATGTCCAGAACTCTGCTAAAGGTTATGGTTCCAAAGATGTCTTAATAGTAAAACTAGATAAAAATGGAAAAGAACAATCCCAATTAATTTTAGGCGGAAAGGCGAATGATGAGGTAGAAAAAATGATCCCGACAAAAGACGGCGGTGTCTTACTAGGGATATACTCACGAAGTGGTATCGGAGGCTCAAAAAAGACCGAAAATTATGGCGAAGGTGACTATTATATCATCAAATTGGATAAGAACAATAAGATCGAATGGGAAAAGAATTTCGGTGGAACAGGTGACGACCATTTAAGAACTCTCGCCTTAACCTCATCAGGATATATAATTGGTGGTGAAAGCCGTTCAGGTCGAACAGCTAATAAATCAGTAGGAATCGAGGAAGGAACAGACCTTTGGTTGATTTTTTTAAATGAAAAAGGAGAAGAAATCCGGCAGAAATCCTACAATTTCGGAAATCGTGATGTACTGATGGGAATGAGCGTTTTGCATAGTTCGGACGATAAGACCTCGAAAGGCGTGTTGATCGGTGGCTACACTCAGGCGGAAGGGAGAATAGAAAATAACGACGAGACGTTTTGGCTACTCTATGTCAAAGAGGATGGAAACGAAGAATGGCGTAAATACATTAAAGGCGAGTCGAAAAAACGTGAAGAGCGGTTATCAGATATAAAACTCAATCGGGATGGCTCGATCATTCTAGCAGGAACCAGTGCAAAGGAACTCGGAAAAGAGAACTGA
- a CDS encoding IS1595 family transposase, protein MLNTNIKSVLELLQTFSTEQSCIDYLEEQRWGGIIESPFDSLSRVYKCSKNKYRCKNTGKYFNAKTGTMFENSKIGLRKWFLAIWLVTSHKKGISSIQLSKDVGITQKTAWFMLQRIRACFGIENNNELEGIVECDETFIGGKNKNRHKDKKVKNSQGRSFKDKTPVMGMLQRDGKMNAFVVSDTKRNSIQPLVCRYVNPETTTLISDEWLGYTGLNKYYDHRIIDHSKKEYVSLQDGSIHTNNIEGSWNILKKSVSGMYNHVSKKHLQKYVDEFVYRFNLKKVSDQEKFRYLLSNSNVRTKYKELC, encoded by the coding sequence ATGTTAAACACAAATATTAAGTCAGTATTAGAACTATTACAAACCTTTTCAACAGAACAATCCTGCATTGATTATTTAGAAGAACAAAGATGGGGAGGAATTATCGAAAGTCCTTTTGATTCACTATCACGGGTTTATAAATGTAGTAAGAACAAATACAGATGTAAGAACACAGGAAAGTATTTCAATGCTAAAACAGGAACAATGTTTGAGAATTCTAAAATCGGTTTGAGAAAATGGTTTTTGGCTATCTGGTTGGTGACTTCTCATAAGAAAGGAATTAGTTCAATACAGTTATCAAAAGATGTAGGTATTACACAAAAGACAGCTTGGTTTATGTTACAGAGAATTCGTGCCTGTTTCGGAATAGAAAACAACAATGAATTAGAAGGAATTGTTGAATGTGATGAAACTTTTATTGGAGGGAAGAATAAAAACAGACACAAGGATAAAAAGGTCAAAAATTCTCAAGGGCGTAGTTTTAAGGATAAAACACCAGTTATGGGAATGCTGCAAAGAGATGGTAAAATGAATGCTTTTGTTGTTTCCGATACAAAAAGAAATAGTATTCAACCATTGGTTTGCAGATATGTAAATCCAGAAACTACAACCCTGATTTCTGATGAATGGTTAGGATATACAGGATTAAACAAATATTACGATCATAGAATTATAGATCATTCAAAGAAAGAGTATGTGAGTTTACAAGATGGGTCTATTCATACAAACAATATTGAAGGGAGTTGGAATATCTTGAAGAAAAGTGTTTCAGGAATGTATAATCATGTTTCAAAGAAACACCTTCAGAAATATGTTGATGAGTTTGTCTATAGATTTAACTTGAAAAAGGTATCAGACCAAGAAAAATTCAGATATTTGCTATCTAATTCAAATGTCCGAACTAAATATAAAGAGCTATGTTAA